A genome region from Sciurus carolinensis chromosome 19, mSciCar1.2, whole genome shotgun sequence includes the following:
- the LOC124971176 gene encoding vomeronasal type-1 receptor 90-like, which produces MGKYNKLNGIFHIRNTFYSEVGIGILANTILFLFHLIKFLFDNRIKKTDTIIGLLALIHLLMLLIMGFIATDSFTSLGGLWDDITCKSVIYLYRFLRGFSISATCLLSVLQAITLSPRGSFLAKFKSRTPQDSLRWLLFLWVFYMSLSAHFSISAVANSTVSSQGLVFVSDSCSILPMTYFLRHLFSILGVFRDIFLIGFMVLSSGYMVTLLCRHRRQCQHLQSKSLSPQASPEQRATRTILLLMCFFVLLYSLDCIIFSSRIMWNNDPVCHSIQMMVSNGYATISPLVFICTGKQSVDFLKCLWGRRVNV; this is translated from the coding sequence ATGGGAAAATACAACAAGCTGAATGGCATTTTTCACATAAGAAACACCTTTTACTCTGAGGTTGGAATTGGGATCTTGGCCAACAccatcctttttctgttccatctCATCAAGTTCCTCTTTGACAACAGAATCAAGAAAACTGACACAATCATTGGTCTCTTGGCCCTAATCCACCTCCTGATGCTGCTCATCATGGGGTTCATAGCTACAGACAGTTTTACATCTCTGGGAGGTCTTTGGGATGACATCACATGTAAATCAGTCATCTACTTGTACAGGTTTCTGAGGGGCTTCTCCATTTCTGCCACTTGTCTGCTGAGTGTCCTTCAGGCCATCACCCTCAGTCCTAGAGGCTCTTTTTTGGCAAAGTTCAAATCTAGAACCCCACAGGACAGCCTGAGGTGGCTTCTATTCCTGTGGGTGTTCTACATGTCACTCAGCGCTCACTTCTCCATCTCTGCTGTTGCCAACTCCACAGTGTCCTCACAGGGTCTTGTATTTGTCAGTGATTCCTGCAGTATTTTACCCATGACTTATTTTCTCAGGCATTTATTTTCCATACTGGGTGTATTTCGGGATATCTTTCTTATAGGGTTCATGGTGCTCTCAAGTGGGTACATGGTGACCCTCTTGTGCAGGCATAGGAGGCAGTGCCAGCACCTTCAAAGCAAAAGCCTCTCTCCACAAGCCTCCCCAGAACagagggccaccaggaccatcCTGTTGCTCatgtgtttctttgttctcctgtacTCTTTGGACTGCATCATATTCTCCTCAAGGATTATGTGGAACAATGACCCTGTTTGTCATTCTATCCAGATGATGGTGTCCAATGGCTATGCCACAATCAGTCCTTTGGTTTTCATCTGTACTGGAAAACAAAGTGTTGACTTTTTGAAATGTTTGTGGGGGAGGAGAGTAAATGTTTAG